A single region of the Ignavibacteria bacterium genome encodes:
- the pgeF gene encoding peptidoglycan editing factor PgeF gives MVTLKPGIFAGFDNIICGFSTIIDDGAEAPYFFNQSLSVGDDEKKVLSNRKRWLESLDIKPENCATQKQVHGDTIRFITEGGMKGESDAMITDKPEIGILISSADCPAVFVYDKKQHLVAGIHSGWRGTSLKIVTKTINTMKNGMGSKAKDLYCYIAPSISQAHYEVGEEVAELFDERYLIPRGEKFLLNVPRANYDMLIHAGIPKSNIQLSKLCSYKYSNLFHSYRRAGAKSGRASGIIALKSI, from the coding sequence ATGGTAACTCTAAAACCCGGTATATTTGCCGGATTCGACAATATTATTTGCGGATTCAGCACCATCATTGACGATGGAGCTGAGGCACCCTATTTTTTCAATCAGTCGTTATCCGTTGGTGATGATGAAAAAAAAGTTCTCTCAAACAGGAAACGCTGGCTTGAGAGTCTCGATATAAAACCGGAAAACTGTGCTACCCAGAAACAGGTGCATGGTGACACGATAAGGTTTATTACCGAGGGAGGGATGAAGGGTGAAAGCGATGCCATGATTACAGATAAACCGGAGATTGGAATACTGATCAGTTCTGCAGACTGCCCGGCGGTTTTTGTATATGATAAAAAGCAGCATCTTGTTGCGGGTATTCATTCCGGCTGGAGAGGCACTTCGCTTAAAATTGTTACCAAAACCATCAACACGATGAAAAACGGAATGGGTTCCAAGGCGAAAGATCTCTATTGCTACATCGCCCCTTCTATTTCTCAGGCGCATTATGAAGTTGGGGAAGAAGTCGCCGAACTTTTTGATGAGAGATATCTGATACCCAGAGGTGAGAAATTCCTGCTTAATGTTCCACGGGCAAATTATGACATGCTCATACATGCCGGTATTCCGAAAAGCAACATTCAGTTGTCAAAGCTTTGTTCTTATAAGTACAGCAATCTTTTTCACAGCTACAGACGCGCCGGTGCAAAATCAGGCAGGGCGTCAGGTATCATCGCTCTGAAATCAATCTGA